One window of Mucilaginibacter inviolabilis genomic DNA carries:
- a CDS encoding glycosyltransferase family 2 protein, with translation MPAYNAAAFLAQSINSVLAQSYKDLELIVIDDGSTDNTAAIVKQWQNNDKRIVYHFQSNKGLGAARNSGLKLAKGQWVAFLDSDDLWAEDKLRLQLNAAIDKNADVVFTNGYYLNNDELKVYESLTGFYSGHQLYKLLLTHNHIPVLSVCIKKTLIDTIGFMDTMPLAYGNEDWDYWLRACKANVCFLGMEEKLFQYRLHDNNMSKNKSRMLGGSYYVISKNYDRSLLNNEEQVYQKSKLLSAIPYITKQIFKKPAKAGIRYAVLIFKILFISRSVIPVFVYNLIKNGLKKTPQLSNNS, from the coding sequence ATGCCTGCTTATAACGCAGCGGCATTTTTGGCACAATCCATTAATTCCGTACTGGCACAATCGTATAAAGATTTAGAGCTTATCGTTATTGACGATGGCTCAACGGATAACACCGCGGCAATAGTTAAACAATGGCAAAATAATGATAAGCGCATCGTTTATCATTTCCAAAGCAATAAAGGTTTGGGGGCAGCGCGTAATAGCGGCCTTAAATTAGCTAAAGGGCAATGGGTGGCATTTTTAGACTCCGACGATCTTTGGGCAGAAGATAAACTCCGGCTTCAACTGAATGCCGCAATCGATAAAAACGCGGATGTAGTTTTTACCAACGGTTATTATTTAAATAATGATGAGTTAAAAGTGTATGAAAGTTTAACAGGATTCTATTCCGGACATCAACTTTATAAACTGCTTTTGACTCATAACCATATACCAGTTTTGTCGGTATGTATAAAAAAAACGTTGATCGACACCATCGGGTTTATGGATACAATGCCATTAGCCTATGGAAACGAAGACTGGGATTATTGGTTAAGGGCCTGCAAAGCCAACGTCTGCTTTTTGGGTATGGAAGAGAAGCTGTTCCAATACCGTTTACATGATAACAATATGTCAAAAAACAAGTCCAGAATGCTTGGTGGCAGTTATTATGTGATCAGCAAAAACTATGACCGTTCTTTGCTAAACAATGAAGAACAGGTTTATCAAAAATCAAAGCTTTTATCGGCTATACCCTACATCACAAAACAAATATTTAAAAAGCCAGCAAAAGCAGGTATAAGGTATGCGGTTTTAATTTTTAAAATCCTTTTCATTTCCAGATCGGTTATACCGGTCTTTGTTTATAACCTGATTAAAAACGGGCTAAAGAAAACACCACAGCTCAGCAACAATTCTTGA
- a CDS encoding glycosyltransferase family 2 protein, translating to MINIFYRHPLSQLKRYRRFGGYFSYRAMIRGSRQMREASLQLPPIQCFAHGLPVYFLTGKNYLYQTLFCIRSLVKLSNEEFHFILVDDGSFDSTLVAQIQKQLPGCTIVLQTEVDKNLQQYLPPHQYPHLHQKRKVYPHLKKLTDIHTLTGSNWKLVLDSDMLFWDTPHEIIQWLQKPEQPIHMVDCVESYGYSKQLMEKLSGHPIPSLLNVGAIGLNSAEINWSALDNWVNTLEEKEGSSYYLEQALTAMLIGEQKSIVLDKDKYKVNPSLRDTTALHHYVDLSKKYYYTQAWKKLIS from the coding sequence ATGATTAATATCTTTTACAGGCATCCTCTATCCCAGCTAAAAAGATATAGGCGTTTTGGTGGATATTTTAGCTATCGGGCCATGATACGCGGTAGTCGGCAAATGCGGGAAGCATCCCTGCAACTGCCCCCTATTCAGTGTTTTGCTCATGGTTTGCCGGTTTATTTTTTAACCGGTAAAAACTACCTCTATCAAACTTTATTTTGTATCCGGTCGCTCGTAAAGCTCAGCAACGAGGAGTTTCATTTTATATTGGTGGATGATGGCAGCTTTGATAGTACCCTTGTTGCACAGATTCAAAAACAACTGCCGGGTTGTACCATTGTGCTGCAGACTGAAGTGGATAAAAATCTGCAGCAATATTTACCCCCTCATCAGTATCCCCATTTACATCAAAAAAGGAAAGTATACCCGCATTTAAAAAAGTTAACAGATATTCATACCCTCACTGGCTCAAATTGGAAATTGGTATTGGACTCCGACATGTTGTTTTGGGATACCCCTCATGAGATCATTCAGTGGTTACAAAAACCAGAACAGCCCATACATATGGTAGATTGTGTAGAAAGCTATGGCTATTCCAAACAGCTCATGGAAAAACTGAGCGGGCACCCTATCCCTTCTTTACTTAATGTAGGTGCTATAGGATTAAACAGTGCAGAAATAAACTGGTCGGCATTAGATAACTGGGTGAATACTCTGGAAGAAAAAGAGGGATCCAGTTACTACCTGGAACAAGCTTTAACCGCTATGCTCATCGGTGAGCAAAAATCAATTGTTTTGGATAAAGATAAATATAAGGTAAACCCTTCTCTGAGAGACACTACTGCTCTCCATCATTATGTAGATCTTTCTAAAAAATATTATTATACGCAGGCCTGGAAAAAACTAATCAGCTAA
- a CDS encoding glycosyltransferase family 2 protein, producing MEKSTPLVSVCMPAYNAGEYIADTVKSITDQSYANWELIIVNDGSTDDTAAIVNQLTDSRIKVFHQENKGQCAAANQAFRLSKGKLIKFMDADDLLSPNYIYNQVSMINGDDDVIAFAAWGRFYSNSLATFHLDDSFLTSSMKPAEWLIASMTDKQVMLQCALWLIPRKILDVSGLWDETLSLINDFEFFIRVLLCAHELRFTNDAVLYYRSGLAQSLSATTSAKGAESAYHSVNLGTQYLLKQETSNRVKKIAADCFQRLVYTFYPQHKAIVHKAALKVKELGGSSIAFPAGGYTKILASILGWKTTQYLKFIFKKRA from the coding sequence ATGGAAAAAAGTACTCCTTTAGTTTCTGTTTGCATGCCGGCTTATAACGCAGGTGAGTATATTGCCGATACGGTAAAATCAATTACCGATCAATCGTATGCCAACTGGGAGCTCATTATAGTGAATGATGGATCAACGGATGATACCGCTGCTATTGTTAATCAATTAACAGATTCCCGGATCAAAGTATTTCACCAGGAAAATAAAGGGCAATGTGCTGCCGCAAATCAGGCGTTCCGGTTGTCAAAAGGCAAGCTGATTAAATTTATGGATGCCGATGACCTGTTATCGCCCAACTATATCTACAACCAGGTATCGATGATTAATGGTGATGACGATGTTATTGCTTTTGCAGCCTGGGGAAGGTTTTATAGCAATTCATTAGCAACCTTTCACTTAGACGATAGCTTTTTAACGAGTTCTATGAAACCGGCCGAATGGCTCATTGCCTCCATGACGGATAAACAGGTAATGCTGCAATGTGCCTTATGGCTTATTCCACGAAAAATATTAGATGTTTCCGGCCTATGGGATGAAACGCTCTCGCTGATCAATGATTTTGAATTTTTCATCCGCGTATTGTTATGTGCACATGAGTTGCGGTTTACTAATGATGCTGTTTTATATTACCGGAGCGGACTTGCTCAATCCCTGTCAGCTACAACTTCGGCAAAAGGTGCCGAATCGGCTTATCATTCGGTAAATCTGGGTACACAGTATCTTTTAAAACAGGAAACCAGTAACCGGGTAAAAAAAATTGCAGCCGATTGTTTTCAGCGATTGGTTTATACTTTTTACCCTCAGCATAAAGCCATCGTTCACAAAGCCGCCTTAAAAGTAAAGGAGCTTGGCGGCTCATCTATTGCTTTCCCTGCGGGTGGTTATACAAAAATACTGGCATCTATATTAGGGTGGAAAACTACTCAATATCTTAAATTCATATTTAAAAAACGTGCTTAG
- a CDS encoding alpha-1,2-fucosyltransferase, protein MIISKLQGGLGNQMFQYAAARNLSPNKPVYLDLSFLEKHTISTDSFTPREFGLSIFKNIAASTISKLRSNVILNPTLFNRLLKKVLFPNIHIVHENNQQINLDQNIIDRKVIYLDGYFQHEDYFKNIRSQLLKEFTFPALMGEAKSYADTISQLPNSVSIHVRRADYLKAAIAAYHGVLPLSYYKNAVELIHKSISNAHYFIFSDDTAWCRNNFDFLSDTATIIDINNQDWMDMALMSNCKHHIIANSSFSWWAAWLNPSTNKMVIAPRNWYAHQEKTDGNHHLIPKDWIRV, encoded by the coding sequence AAGAAATCTATCGCCCAATAAGCCGGTATACCTTGATTTATCGTTTTTAGAAAAACACACTATATCAACTGACTCGTTTACTCCAAGAGAATTTGGCTTATCTATTTTTAAAAATATTGCCGCAAGCACCATTAGTAAATTGCGTTCCAACGTCATATTAAACCCTACATTGTTTAATCGTTTACTTAAAAAAGTACTATTCCCTAACATACACATAGTTCATGAGAATAATCAGCAAATAAATCTGGATCAAAATATCATTGATCGCAAAGTAATTTACCTCGACGGCTATTTTCAGCACGAAGATTACTTTAAAAATATACGAAGCCAGCTATTAAAAGAATTTACTTTCCCTGCATTAATGGGTGAGGCAAAATCATATGCTGATACAATTTCGCAACTGCCCAATAGCGTAAGTATACATGTACGTCGTGCCGATTATTTAAAAGCGGCCATTGCTGCATATCATGGTGTTTTGCCCCTCTCTTATTATAAAAATGCAGTTGAGCTTATTCATAAGAGTATTTCAAATGCCCATTATTTTATTTTTTCTGACGATACGGCATGGTGCCGGAATAACTTTGATTTTTTGAGTGACACTGCAACCATAATAGATATCAATAATCAGGATTGGATGGATATGGCTTTAATGAGCAATTGTAAACATCACATTATCGCAAACAGCTCATTTAGCTGGTGGGCTGCCTGGTTAAATCCGTCGACAAATAAAATGGTGATTGCGCCAAGAAACTGGTATGCCCATCAGGAAAAAACGGATGGTAACCATCATTTAATCCCCAAAGATTGGATAAGGGTTTAA
- a CDS encoding glycosyltransferase — MDISVIICTYNPNLKRLSQTLSSLQKQSLDTSSWELIIVDNNSSNKFRDHLDLGFFPNSRIVHEQQQGLTYARLKGFDVAKGEIVIMVDDDNVLQSDYLQKTINLFKDHPQIGSAGGKSLPEFECVPPAWLTEFYGNLALRDLGNEVIIDKWENTYPNAAPIGAGMAIRKVALQSYIDTMRSDKSIITDRTDTSLTSGGDNEINIQILKWGWTIGYFPELVLLHIIPKERMEVHYLARLLRDTNRSWVQLLEKYHINPWKNINKQTQLPRKIKAYISYKAWKNKVNFIKWQGACGIFEGRVKL; from the coding sequence ATGGATATCTCGGTTATTATCTGCACTTATAATCCCAATTTAAAAAGACTGAGTCAAACGCTTTCATCGTTGCAAAAACAATCGTTGGATACTTCATCATGGGAACTCATCATTGTAGATAACAACTCTTCTAACAAATTTAGGGATCATCTTGATCTTGGTTTTTTTCCTAATTCCAGGATTGTCCATGAACAACAACAAGGCCTTACCTATGCCCGGCTTAAAGGATTTGATGTGGCCAAAGGGGAGATCGTAATTATGGTTGATGACGATAATGTGCTCCAAAGTGATTATCTGCAAAAAACTATTAATCTATTTAAAGATCATCCGCAAATAGGTTCCGCAGGTGGGAAATCATTACCTGAATTTGAATGTGTGCCCCCTGCCTGGTTAACGGAGTTTTACGGCAACCTGGCTCTACGTGATCTGGGCAATGAGGTTATCATTGACAAATGGGAAAATACCTATCCCAACGCTGCCCCTATTGGCGCCGGCATGGCTATCAGAAAGGTTGCCCTCCAATCATACATCGATACCATGCGTTCTGACAAAAGTATCATAACCGACCGGACTGACACCTCCTTAACATCGGGCGGAGATAATGAGATCAATATTCAGATTTTAAAATGGGGCTGGACAATTGGGTATTTTCCAGAATTGGTGCTATTGCACATTATACCTAAAGAAAGAATGGAGGTTCATTACCTGGCGAGGCTGCTTCGGGATACCAACAGGTCATGGGTTCAGTTACTTGAAAAATATCACATCAACCCATGGAAAAATATCAATAAACAAACACAGTTACCCAGAAAAATAAAAGCTTATATCAGCTATAAAGCCTGGAAAAACAAAGTTAATTTTATTAAATGGCAAGGAGCCTGCGGCATATTTGAAGGGAGGGTAAAATTATAA
- a CDS encoding glycosyltransferase family 2 protein, with the protein MLSCRVYLFTYKRNHLLPRAVESLINQTFQNWVCELHNDCPDDPFPAAYIQSLNDPRFILKNHTVNMGAVAGFNLAFAGCTEQYASILEDDNWWEPNFLEEMIALMENNPAVNISWSNMNLWQEKAGNEWQNTGNTIWPAGAYTTTFSWPAQQQVTSALHSTGAMLYRGKYAHHYLAPHETLLNAIELVRERAFEHPIILNNKPLANFAITISTNRSADPYPWIASQVMLLASYIKASGNDVAIIKETLSYHRQLKPNPVASFFLADLFLLKNRSLYKYFSLSDWMVIGKWLVRNGHKLNYIKTYLASQKETYHFLLKHTRSRFQESKQNLH; encoded by the coding sequence GTGCTTAGTTGCCGGGTTTATTTGTTTACTTATAAAAGGAATCATCTGCTACCCAGAGCTGTTGAAAGCCTCATCAATCAAACTTTTCAAAACTGGGTTTGCGAACTGCACAATGATTGCCCGGATGATCCGTTTCCGGCTGCTTACATACAGTCATTAAACGATCCCAGGTTTATTTTAAAAAACCATACAGTTAATATGGGCGCGGTTGCCGGTTTTAATCTTGCTTTTGCGGGTTGTACAGAACAGTATGCCAGTATCCTGGAAGATGACAATTGGTGGGAGCCCAATTTTTTGGAAGAAATGATTGCGCTGATGGAAAACAACCCAGCTGTAAATATATCATGGAGCAACATGAATTTATGGCAGGAGAAAGCGGGGAATGAATGGCAAAATACAGGCAATACCATTTGGCCTGCCGGTGCATATACAACAACATTTTCCTGGCCTGCACAACAACAGGTAACCAGTGCCCTTCATTCAACCGGAGCCATGTTGTATCGGGGGAAATACGCTCATCATTACCTAGCGCCACATGAAACGTTGTTAAATGCTATTGAACTGGTGCGCGAAAGAGCATTTGAGCATCCTATCATTTTAAATAACAAGCCTCTGGCCAATTTTGCCATCACCATAAGCACCAACCGTTCTGCCGATCCATACCCCTGGATCGCATCGCAGGTGATGTTACTGGCCAGTTATATAAAGGCTTCTGGTAATGATGTTGCGATTATAAAGGAAACATTATCCTATCATCGCCAACTAAAACCCAACCCTGTAGCCAGTTTCTTTTTAGCCGATCTTTTTCTGCTGAAAAACAGGTCGCTCTACAAGTATTTCAGCTTATCAGATTGGATGGTGATTGGTAAATGGCTCGTCAGAAACGGGCATAAACTAAACTATATTAAAACCTACCTGGCATCGCAAAAAGAAACATATCATTTTTTACTAAAGCATACCCGGTCACGTTTTCAGGAATCAAAACAAAACCTACATTGA
- a CDS encoding MBOAT family O-acyltransferase, translated as MLFNSLLFLIFFLVVTSAYYLLTPKLRWIWLLLASCYFYMYFKPVYILIILFTIVIDYIAGLLIEKAQGSNKKFFLLASIIANVGVLAVFKYFDFFAGNINFLSHHFNGPQIPLLHILLPIGLSFHTFQAMSYTIEVYRGNQKAERHFGIYALYVLFYPQMVAGPIERPQHILPQLHRVNQFNTTGFITGVFLIAIGLFKKMVIADRLGLFVDPVFNNPHGHSAFDLLVAVYFFAFQIYCDFSGYSDIAVGAALTLGIELMRNFNMPYLSKNIAEFWQRWHISLSTWFRDYVYIPLGGSRVTFMVTCINILVVFIISGLWHGANWKYLVWGLVHGLLLIGYQLLKKINIQVKGFSYLKWILTFNLVCLAWIFFRANTVTEGFFILNKILTLPSFHYTAASIMPWNEIFYCIFIILALLAGEWYLQRKAMWSKRGMLLTTAILFIACYFLGIFNEAQFIYFQF; from the coding sequence ATGTTATTTAACTCGCTTCTGTTTCTGATCTTTTTTCTGGTAGTAACCAGCGCGTATTATTTGCTTACACCCAAATTACGCTGGATATGGCTTTTACTGGCCAGCTGCTACTTTTACATGTATTTTAAACCTGTATATATTTTAATTATACTATTCACCATTGTAATTGATTATATAGCCGGTTTATTAATTGAAAAGGCACAAGGCAGCAACAAAAAGTTTTTTCTGCTGGCTAGTATAATAGCTAACGTTGGTGTACTGGCCGTATTCAAATATTTCGACTTTTTTGCGGGTAACATTAATTTTTTGAGTCATCATTTTAATGGTCCGCAGATACCCTTGCTGCATATTTTACTACCTATAGGATTGTCGTTTCACACTTTCCAGGCTATGAGTTATACCATTGAGGTTTACCGGGGTAACCAAAAAGCCGAAAGACATTTTGGTATTTACGCACTGTACGTGCTTTTTTATCCGCAGATGGTTGCCGGCCCAATTGAAAGGCCTCAGCATATTTTACCACAATTGCATCGCGTAAACCAATTTAATACTACAGGTTTTATTACCGGCGTATTTTTAATAGCGATAGGCCTGTTTAAAAAAATGGTGATTGCAGATCGTTTGGGCCTGTTTGTTGACCCGGTATTTAACAATCCGCATGGTCATTCGGCATTTGATCTTTTGGTGGCTGTTTATTTTTTCGCATTCCAGATCTATTGCGATTTTAGCGGATACTCAGACATTGCTGTAGGTGCTGCCCTAACCCTGGGTATTGAATTAATGCGGAACTTTAATATGCCTTATCTATCCAAAAACATTGCGGAGTTTTGGCAGCGCTGGCATATCTCCTTATCTACCTGGTTTCGCGATTATGTTTACATCCCGCTTGGCGGCAGCCGGGTAACTTTCATGGTCACCTGTATCAATATACTTGTTGTATTTATCATCAGCGGTTTATGGCATGGCGCCAATTGGAAATACCTGGTGTGGGGCCTGGTACATGGCCTGTTGCTCATTGGCTATCAGCTATTGAAAAAAATCAACATTCAGGTAAAGGGGTTTAGTTATCTCAAATGGATACTCACCTTTAACCTGGTTTGCCTGGCATGGATATTTTTCAGAGCGAATACGGTTACCGAAGGTTTTTTCATTTTGAACAAAATCCTTACTCTGCCTTCCTTCCATTATACCGCAGCTTCTATTATGCCATGGAACGAAATCTTTTATTGCATTTTCATTATCCTGGCTTTGTTAGCGGGCGAATGGTATCTGCAGCGTAAAGCCATGTGGTCAAAACGTGGCATGTTATTGACTACGGCTATTTTATTTATTGCCTGCTATTTTCTGGGCATATTTAATGAGGCTCAATTTATTTATTTTCAGTTCTGA
- a CDS encoding glycosyltransferase family 2 protein — translation MTFSKISVITPSYNQGRFIEQTILSVIGQQYPNIEYIIIDGGSTDETLDIIRKYENHITYWISEADQGQSHAINKGFAQATGDILCWLNSDDYYLPGTLLEVNQVLSNRRPELLFGNSIHLNEATHFVHGSYFNPLKNWDINHGDYIVQPGSFWTRQAFEQTGKLREDLHFGFDWEWFARAQAGGVSFIPSEKYFSVYRVHNDQKSNDNNIDRFKELILIEKQLNPSKFEFIDRYLGKHLTNINLLYSLSSKQPLNVLQYQLLKAFHPGLIKLIDRVSLKKYIKYVYQHQK, via the coding sequence TTGACATTTTCTAAAATATCTGTTATTACACCTTCCTATAATCAGGGTAGGTTTATTGAACAAACTATACTTTCGGTTATCGGGCAGCAATACCCCAACATAGAATATATTATTATTGATGGCGGAAGTACCGATGAAACCCTTGATATTATCAGGAAGTACGAAAACCATATCACTTACTGGATTAGCGAAGCCGATCAGGGGCAAAGCCACGCTATCAATAAAGGTTTTGCTCAAGCTACAGGCGATATTTTATGCTGGTTAAATTCCGACGATTATTATTTGCCCGGCACCTTGCTCGAAGTAAACCAGGTATTATCAAATAGGCGACCGGAGTTGTTGTTCGGCAATAGTATCCATTTAAATGAGGCTACCCATTTTGTACATGGCAGTTATTTCAACCCCTTAAAAAACTGGGACATTAACCATGGCGATTATATTGTACAACCCGGCAGCTTTTGGACCAGACAGGCTTTTGAACAAACCGGAAAACTCCGGGAGGATCTGCACTTTGGTTTTGACTGGGAATGGTTTGCACGCGCGCAGGCCGGTGGCGTAAGCTTTATTCCCTCAGAAAAATATTTTTCTGTTTACCGCGTGCACAATGATCAAAAATCCAACGATAATAATATCGATCGGTTTAAAGAGCTTATACTTATTGAGAAGCAATTAAACCCATCTAAATTTGAGTTTATTGATCGTTACCTTGGCAAACATTTGACCAACATTAACCTGCTATATAGCCTCAGTTCAAAACAGCCATTAAACGTTTTACAATACCAGCTTCTGAAAGCTTTTCACCCGGGTTTAATAAAATTGATAGATAGAGTTAGTTTGAAAAAATATATCAAATATGTCTATCAGCATCAAAAATAA
- a CDS encoding glycosyltransferase family 2 protein translates to MHLPDLLQYRAELEKNGVAFPLQTVSSTKQGLLNILPQPETHKTGWPWTEETQPVQYDESITWPKLTIVTPSFNQGHFLEETIRSVLLQNYPNLEYIVIDGGSTDGSLEILEKYSPWISYWQSKKDKGQSNAINLGFSLASGKYYAWINSDDYYLKNTFHLVNDIFLKSQTEFVYGYTFNKKNNELELVTVPPLYDYFLKIPSLLQPACFWSAGIHQPVWEEMYCALDYELWLRLVKGNKRKRIRQPLAVANVHDNAKTHNEATQNKWHEDHVKMWSAEGHGPVPEWKRIVFLNRIRLKLYRLLKIV, encoded by the coding sequence ATGCATCTGCCTGATCTGCTTCAGTACCGCGCCGAATTAGAAAAAAATGGAGTGGCATTTCCATTGCAAACGGTATCATCTACAAAACAGGGCCTACTAAATATTTTACCCCAACCAGAAACCCACAAAACAGGCTGGCCCTGGACAGAGGAAACTCAACCGGTTCAATATGATGAAAGCATTACATGGCCAAAGCTTACTATTGTTACACCATCCTTTAACCAGGGACATTTTCTGGAAGAAACCATCAGGTCCGTACTCCTGCAAAACTATCCTAACCTGGAATACATAGTGATTGATGGAGGCAGCACAGATGGCAGCCTTGAGATACTGGAAAAATATTCGCCCTGGATAAGTTATTGGCAAAGCAAAAAAGATAAAGGGCAATCCAATGCTATTAACTTAGGTTTCAGCTTAGCAAGCGGTAAGTACTACGCTTGGATAAACAGTGATGATTATTATCTAAAAAATACATTTCATCTGGTTAATGATATATTTTTAAAAAGTCAAACTGAATTTGTTTACGGATATACCTTTAATAAAAAGAATAACGAATTGGAATTGGTGACTGTACCACCGCTATACGATTACTTTTTAAAGATACCATCATTATTGCAACCTGCCTGCTTTTGGAGCGCAGGCATCCATCAGCCGGTTTGGGAAGAAATGTATTGTGCGCTTGACTATGAGCTTTGGTTGAGGTTGGTAAAAGGCAATAAACGCAAACGGATAAGACAACCGCTGGCTGTAGCTAACGTTCATGACAACGCCAAGACCCATAATGAAGCAACCCAAAATAAATGGCACGAAGATCATGTAAAAATGTGGTCGGCAGAAGGCCACGGACCCGTACCGGAATGGAAACGCATTGTTTTCCTGAACCGGATAAGGCTAAAATTATACAGGTTATTGAAGATTGTTTAA
- a CDS encoding glycosyltransferase family 4 protein, translated as MTIGLVTPYYPDKQTFNSGIANHFSILANALAQQGHRVVILHIRSSYGDGDNIQHQQINPLITLLTYPITLPPYLKKLFRNKWAVLDFLLKLRCMLVTYKKLNRVIKQYGLDVIETTNYYSLCYFNLLTRKPSIPVIVRVSTTFLQIMEEYYPFKSRLQKRLGYMEIAMLKKSNYLVTHTYHHAAEMERLYGINTNKFHIIPHGIPLPILSSSKTLNKDQVEVLFVGRFEYRKGIDLLLAAIPQVLEKYEKVVFKLIGIDNENSYEKAFRNLHPVDITTKVIFCGSTNQEDTNKAYAGCNIFVAPSRYESFGLIYIEAMGYGKPVIGLKAGGTMDIIKDKYNGLLAEPENVSSLVHQLFALIEDPDLRKELGTNARKTVEDKFSDEQLASNSLTYYQEVINKFN; from the coding sequence ATGACCATTGGTTTAGTTACGCCCTATTACCCGGATAAACAAACTTTTAACAGTGGCATAGCTAATCATTTTTCCATTTTGGCCAATGCATTAGCGCAACAAGGACATCGGGTAGTGATTTTGCATATACGATCTTCTTACGGCGATGGTGATAACATTCAGCATCAACAAATTAATCCTTTAATTACGTTGTTAACTTACCCTATAACGTTACCACCTTATCTCAAAAAGCTTTTCAGAAACAAATGGGCCGTGCTTGACTTTCTGCTTAAACTGCGGTGTATGCTGGTTACTTATAAAAAGCTGAACAGGGTTATCAAACAGTATGGGCTTGATGTGATTGAAACAACCAATTATTACTCACTGTGCTATTTTAATCTTTTAACAAGAAAACCTTCAATACCTGTTATTGTGCGGGTGAGTACCACCTTTTTACAAATCATGGAGGAGTATTATCCGTTTAAATCACGGCTTCAAAAAAGGCTGGGGTACATGGAGATAGCAATGCTAAAAAAAAGCAATTACCTGGTTACCCATACCTATCATCATGCGGCTGAAATGGAACGGTTATATGGTATTAATACCAATAAGTTCCATATCATTCCACATGGTATTCCGTTACCCATTTTATCATCGTCTAAAACCTTAAATAAGGATCAGGTTGAAGTATTGTTTGTAGGCCGATTTGAATACAGAAAAGGCATCGATTTATTGTTAGCAGCCATACCTCAGGTATTGGAAAAATATGAAAAAGTAGTTTTTAAACTGATTGGTATTGATAACGAGAATTCTTACGAAAAAGCCTTCCGGAATCTGCATCCGGTTGATATTACAACTAAAGTAATATTTTGTGGTTCAACTAATCAGGAGGATACGAACAAGGCTTATGCCGGCTGCAATATTTTTGTGGCGCCATCACGATATGAGTCGTTCGGGTTGATATATATTGAAGCAATGGGCTACGGGAAACCCGTTATCGGACTTAAAGCAGGAGGGACAATGGATATTATCAAAGATAAGTACAATGGTTTATTGGCCGAACCGGAGAATGTATCAAGTCTTGTCCATCAACTTTTCGCGCTTATAGAAGATCCAGATCTGAGAAAAGAATTAGGTACGAATGCACGAAAAACAGTTGAGGATAAATTTTCAGATGAGCAACTGGCGTCAAACTCCCTCACTTACTACCAGGAGGTGATCAACAAGTTTAACTAA